The DNA region AAAAACCAATTCTTGATTTCGTCATCTCAAAGGCGAAACAATCAATGCCAAAAGTACGGCAAAGAAAAGTTACTAAACAATTCTTATGCAATACTGGCGAATTGATGATCAAGAAAGCTGTGGAAAATAATTCTGAAGAACAAGAACACAGAGTTAAGGCTGACGATGAAAGGAAAAACAGTGTGTTCAAATTCAATTGGGGTCCTGGTTTACGCGATCTAGAATTCTTCCGTCGCAAAAGGtttcaaaagcatgaaaagaaagaaaacagcCTAAAGGGCCCTCATGATAGGGAAAACAAAGTGTCTAGACTCACCTGGAGGTTTACTGCTAATTTTGCATTTGGAAATCCAAAAAGACGAAAAAGATCACAAGACGTAGCCAATGACGTCCCACTTGGTTTTAACAATCAAGAACAGTActtattgaaagaaaaattgGTTGGAAAATCAGGAAAGCATGAAGAGGATGTCAAAGAAGAGGCTACAAGACAAAAGAAGAAGGCGAAGAGGAACATTATTGGTAGAGCTGATGCCCCTCTTATTATCAACAACAAACAAAGAGAATTGCCTATTGAATTCAAGAATGTGATTACTGAGATTGGGGGTTCACTTGAATCACTTAAATTGGTCATTGTGAAAAGACTATTCCAGAGTGATGTTAAACGAGCAGAGGGAAGGCTTTCAATCCCCCTAAACAAGATAACTGAGTTTCTTGAGCCAGGAGATCATTTTCTTAGTCCAGATGAAGATGCACGTTTGGATACTCGCAATGGGGGCAAAATGTTTACGATGAGAGTAACGTTGATTGAGCCTTCTCGTCGAATAAGTAAAATCAATCTGAGAAAATGGCATATGAGCAAAGATAATGGGAAAAGAAATTCAAGTTATGTGTTGGTTACAGACTGGAATGAGGTGACAAAAAGGAACGCTTTAAAAATTGGTACTCCGGTGCAATTGTGGTCATTTAGAATGGGTCCTGACTTGTGTTTTGCACTGGTTAAACCTCAAGATTGAAGTTAAGTAGTATATATTAGTATTAAGCATATTTTCTATTCATTCTTTACCTTGCAACAGGATTTACATGTTTAAACTTTATCGAGCTATTTGAAGGAATTCTTATCTCTGTTCTTATGTATTAGTACTAGTTAAAGTATGTTATTACAGTTATATATTAGTATTAAGCATTTTTTCTATTCATTCTTTACTTTGCAACAGGATTTACATGTTTAATCTTTATCGAGCTATTTGAAGGAATTCTTATCTTCGTTCTCATGTATTAGTACTAGTTATTACAAATTATTTGTTCAGTTTAAAGTACTCAAAAGTTCGAAGATGTGGCACTATAATGTTTCTGGACTGATATATCACACTTAAGTTTTCTCTTTATAATGAAGTGAAATATTACTTGAGGATATCCTTACGGAAGAAAGACACTTTTATGACTAGTTGAGAACATGAAAAATATGAAATTCTAGAAtaaggggtttttttttttgtttcttggaaCTGTAAGATCTATTTAAGAGAAAAGTCTTCTTTAGCAGGGTTTTTACCATACTCAGGGCTCGAGAAATGTAAGAGCATTATTTCTCAAATTATTGTCTAGTTCAATTTCAAGACATAATGAGAATTATAAGTCTTTTCTGCCAggatgccaaagaaagaaaaagaaaaaggatctGATTTGGGTTAAATGAAAAATAATACTCCCTTTAGGTACCGAAAATTATGGTGGTATGAGTTTACCTTCAGTGCACAGTGTATAGATTTTCATATCATCAGTATTTTTCATAGCATCATGTCAAGTTGATTTACAATAACAGGTCAAAAAATTATAATACTCCTGATCTGGTACCATTGAGAGAGAGTAATAACCTGCTATAGCTAGTTAAATTGAACTaatgatataaaaaaaattacactgtGAACATATATGACTTGAATCAAAATTATTAGTAGGACGTTAAAACTATATCGAACTCTACCGTAGATACCTTCCCTTAATTGAACCAACAACTGCGAAATACTAACAATACAAGTATGAGATAataggaaaaataaaataaaaaaacgaaatccATGCTGAGAAGGTATGAGATAATGGCAACTATTAAGGTTTAGAGTTCTTCCTCATACTAAACACACGATAGAATCCTCCTCATTCTATAAAACCCTCTGCGCTTTGCCTTTCCTTGTCTTAGTTACGACAATACTAAAATTTATTCCAAtctcttcttctttgttttctACTGTTTTGTTTATTCGACCAACACAAAATGATCTACACAATCCTGAGTGTAGATGATTTTTTGGGCATGAAATTTGAGCACAACATGAGTGAATGGACTATTTGTTGGCTGTGTCCGAAGTTGCAGGGTTAAAATCCATGCTCGGAGAGGAAGACAACTTAATCGCGAGCAAGACAAAGTGTTCTGTattaagaaagaagaaagaatcaTTCCCAGCAGTTCTTGATAGTCTAAGAAAAATCAATTCTTGATCTCGTCACTTCAAAGGGGAAACGATCAATGCCAAGAAAAGTTACTGACCTATTCTTGAGCAATAGTGGCGAATTGATGATCAAGAAAGCTGTGGAAAATAATTCTGAAGAACAAAACCATAAAGGCTGATAATAGGAAAACAGACTGATCAAAATCGATTGGGGTGCTGGAAAACAAATACATGCTTTACGTTCTCTAGTTACCTTTGTCAAACATCTATTATCAAGGCAATCCTTTTGCTTCTCACAATCGATTACTAAAAATACACCCCTGTATAGTTTTTATAAACTCAAAGTGTAACTAATATTCTACAAATATGAATCTAACATTGGGTGGTGCTCGGGGGAATTGTTTCATCTGCTCTTCCATCATTTGTGTATCCGCACAATGAAGAAACTCATGCGGAATCATCAACATGGTGATTTTCTCAAGTACAGGTGCAGATGCCAAAATAAACTTCATAAACTCCATTTGCATCTTAGCACCTTTAAAGTAACACATCTCCACTTTTTGAAGCAGCTTCGCAGCACCAAATGAGGTTATTGATTGGGCTTCTAAGAATTCTACAACTGGTTCCACAACATCGGGCACTGAGTCCTAGAAAACATTCGAGGAATGGTTAGACGAGTTCAGATGAAGAAACCATATTTAACGAGAAAAGGAGAATGCTTACACAATCCATTGAAAGCTCCTGTAACTTAGGACAGTTTGTGATCAAGTAAACAGCACCAGAAACCTCCTCAACATTTCTTAAAGTTGTGACAGAAAATTCGAGAGATTTGACATTGTTCAGAGCAGTCGGGGGACTCTTTGGTAAACCTCCCATGGTTAAGTActagaaacaaacaaaaaattcGTTAACGATATGAATCATTTGGTAATGATcgatatacaaaaatgtacaaTACCTCTAATGTTGAACCGCATATATCCAACGTCTGTAGTGAAGGCATGTAATGGAAGAACTTTGTAACATTAGAAGAAACAGGTGGTGATGGATCTGGAAAAACATCGAGCAACACTATAGTAACTTCTCTAAGCACAGGGGCATTCTTGAAGCAAATGGACTTAAATCTTCCAGAAAAGTGAAAGCATTTGAGATTAGGGGCATCAATCTCAAGAATGTCAAAGCCTCTGCACCAACTCAACCTCAATCGTTCAAGCAACGGGCATTTGGAAATGAGAGACGGAACAAAAATGACATCATGAAGATCAAGATTAATAAGCTTCCCAAACCCTTTGAAACCGGGTGGAGGGTGGAACAAGCATAGCTTAAGTTCCAAATGCCTTAGTTGCTGGCATGTAAAAAGCTGATAAGGTAAATGATATGCGTTGCCTGAGCCTATGCGAAGGGTGAATTCCCGGACATCTTTCTTTGACAAGAAGCGTATCCAGTGATTAATATCAAGACAACTCATCAACTGAGGACCTTGGATTCTACTACCTTGAAGTCTAAACTTCAGCATTGGTCCTTCATGGAGTAGTAGGACTTGGTAAATGATTGTCTTGGCTTCTTGATTGTCTTTGCAAGATCTGAAAAATTCATCATCAAAATCAAGTTCTTTACGTGTTACCCAATTGTACCGCCAGTTTTTTGACAAGATACTGGTCTTCACTGCATCTTTCAAAGACAAGCACCCTAGAATTCCATCCAGAACATTACAAGGCAAATTGCTAATTTTATCTACACCAGATCCCCGAGCACTCTTCATGGTCTGATACAACAAAAATATCCGAATTCTCAATTAATAAACATTTTCAACTGCATAAAAATTTATCATTTTACCTATGTCAGAGAGACAAAATAATGATACAGAAAAGAATGTAGAATCAGAGACAGCATTGGTGGAGGCAGGATAATCAAgggagttgaaaaaaaaaatgctctCGGGGATtcaacaatgtacatatccacaTAGAAAGATATTTCACCTATGCACAGAACAAATTTTTTGTCAAAGGGGGAATATTCAGACAAAATCCCTTCAGTAAACTTCACATGGCAAAACACAGGTAGTATCGGCAAGGCGAGCCCATTAAGTCCTACTAAGGATTCATTACGCTTCTCAATATTAAGCCCACCAACCTGTTGAAGGCTAGTGTAAGGATTTTCTTTCTTGCATCAGTCAGGATTCCTCAGTCTTTGTGCTTGAGGAAAAAGTTgttacttcatttttttttttttttggataaaactTCAGAGAGCAAAAagctgttactttattttttcTTTGCAGTTGAACTGACAGTTCACCAACATTTCTCATAGTCATGAGCCTGCCCCGTTAACAAATACCTTCCAAAGATAGAAGTAAAATATACTCTAGTTTTAGTAGAAAAAGGAGACTTAGAAGAGCAAGTGTTTGATAAGAAACAGACTTATATGGCCGGGGTTGTGTTTCCAGTATATCTGTAAAGGCAAAGGAATGGCAAGTAATGAAACATTTTACATAAAGACAGGAAGCAATATTGAAGTCATATTCAGGAAACATTCATACAAGTTTCAGCTCCATTGCCACATCCACTTTCAATTTTTTAGATTTGCTGGCTTGAAGAGTCTCAGGTTTTGGGCTAAAACTGCCAAGCGTTATCTGGTCTAAGTAAGTTGGTGTGATAATTTACTATGGTTTTCCTTGAAGCTTTCAGTTGTAGTTGTTTGTCCTTAAAAATTATCGAAGAATGTATGAGTAAGAAAAGTGTAGCAGCTTATTTTTTTGAGAAGAAATGTGAAGCAAATCATTAAGCAGGAGAATATGAATGAGCATTGCCCGATTGCTTCAAAACAAACAAGAACTAAAATTTTAGACTAGAAGAAGACATGTTTTAGCGGCTCATATTCCAAACAATAGCATTTCCCTACCTGTCAAGACAAGAACTTGACAAGGACCACAAGTACATGTACAACTCTTATCAGACCTAGCTATACTGGAATCTTATACCTTTCTTATTCTTTTGTTAAGTTCACCAATGGAAGAAAACATTTGCAGTTAATTGAGTTATAAGCGAACAACAATCAGAAGCAGGATaaatccctatttgttcttctaAAATAGTTATGTAATACTTGAGCAGATTTGACCAAACAATAAAATGCTTAAATTTGGATGGCTTAGGCAGTGAGAATATAGTTCTAGGGGTACAACTTCTATTTTAACATTAGGGGTCATCCAAATTCACACTTATCTTGCATAAAAAAATTAGACGGGATTCAGGAGTATCTAACACAATCAAACCAATTTAATTACATGATCAACATTGTCAAGGCATGAGCACAAACGGATATACTTCTTTCAAAACACCTAACTTATTCCTACTTAATTTTAGCAAATCTGATTCTTATCAATTTAATTACAACAACGAGATGGGTCATTGGTCCTAAAGAAGCTATCGAAAAGGTTACAAAACAAACACCAAATGTTGAGAAAAAACATGGATTAATTGAAACAATATTTGAGTTTGAGCCATACGATTCAAAAATTCCAGCATACCAATGGATAAAAAACACCAAAACAAGAAATCATACTTTAGCTTCACCCTTCTCGAATGATGAGGCAGAGACTGGTAAAACCTTAAGATATGGAAATGGACAAGAAACTTAAGTTCAAATGATATGAACTTCCCAGCATATTGCAAAAGGAAGCAAgactcaaatttcaaatttcgaACATGGTGCAGGTTGCAAGAAACAGCACTTGTGTGGTATAAATTTCAACCAAGAAATCAAATATCATGACGGAAGTGAGACTAGACCGCATATCCAAAATAAATTTCAGCAAACAAAATATTTTAAAGGCATAGCAATTAGAATAAGTTAACTTCCAAATGCATCAAACTGGTGCCATATCAACAAAAACCATATCTAGTTGAATTTCTTTGAATAAGCAAAAAGGGGTAGCAAAACTCTTATTCAATTCTCTATACACAATTTTTGATTCTGAAAAGATAAATATGGCATCATTGTGTATTTCAAAATACTCAAAGAACCTTCATTCACACTAAAAAATATCAGATTCCAgagaaaaaaatatcaagaaagTTGCAGACCCATAACACACAACATATAATTTCAGAATCTTGAGTGGAATATGCAATCACCAAAATGACTAAAATCCCAAAGAGTAACTTTCAACTTACTAGCAAAAGGGATGGTCAACACTGAGAAGGTTTAGGATTCCTGTTCAAGATGACTAAAATTCCAAAGAATATCAAATGAGTCAGAAATATGAGTCTCGCTAACTTCTTGTTcaagaaaaagattttttttttattcctgTACAATATCAAATGAGTCTTGGCTAACCTTCTTGTAAAACCCAAAAGGGTTTAGGATTTAAGAACACAATCTGCGAATACTTGAAAAGAGAGAAGAACGTCTTCTGTGTTCTTCTTTTTTACTTTCTTTGTTTACTTAACTTTTAGTTTTAATTGTGTAATTTTCTTGTGACATAAAAAGAGGGGGAAAAAAATCAACGTCTAATTGCTTTTATTTTATTCCTTGAGAAATTTTGGCAAATTGGCTAATAAAATCCTTCAaactaattcatttttttttcttttaaaaaagtgagaagtcttttatttttattttttataatggtTTCTCATTAACTTTTTAAATTACGCATTTAAAAAATTGTGCACTTATACTATGTGATTTGTAGTAACTTTATATAGAAAGAAATGTGTGATAACgcccaaatccactcctcaaagagaaagtgtacacagtcatatgcaatataatttactcaATTATGAGTCGGGATCGAATCCCATAGAGAACAATATGAAGGCAATCAAGCAGATaaggaattttcactttctacactaagccaaacacttgatatattttgattttgagaaaaTTACAACTAATGttaaatgtaaactaacctagaaaggaAGTAAAataatcaatggccacaagcatggatacaagagaaattactctcaagtaacgatccaatgtattttatgatttAACAACTAAGAGCGAGTCTATATTAAtcgataatgatttctaaaatctcactgaaagtcttccaaccaaatcaatgaatttcacccTAAGTTTTTCTAAGCTTTAGAGTATGATATTAAGCACAACCAATCGAAGTAAATGAGCGAGTTctaaggttagctaatcccttaagaaacattaaagaacaagattaattaaagaaataaaaatcatACAATACATCAGCATAataagagtttcaatccaaaaccTTAAGAATGTATATTTCTCAAAACATTTCGCGTCGTTAAGTGAAGTAAAGTAAGCCAGAGAAGCTATGGAACTCTTATAAGGTTAAGCAAGACCTTTAATGAGTATTAAGAGAGTATCTAAGGTATCTGGGATCAAGCGAAATGAAggattaagtttgtcgaaattttggGAAAACTAGGTAGAATTCCGGACaaaatttttggtccaacttgagggaggtgtatctcctagaatatgatgAGTTAtgaaatgcataacctatgtaaattaaagttctttgagtctagtttccaatgcaacaaatcttctgtcgatacgacatcagagtagaaAGTTATGTGCGTTTCAAGATAGGATACTAGAGGCTTCTCCGCGATCGCGAAAGCCAATTTTTGAGGCGGTGGGAACCGACCTTGTGGCCTATAAAAGCCTCAACTCACTTTTCCTCATTCTTCAACACATTTCAAGACCCTAGAATCATCTCCCAACATTTCTTATCATTAAAAACCAAGAAATCATAGCGAGGTTATGCAATCTAGGCTTGGGAAGCTCGTGGCAACATCTTATTATCGTGATTATTGTGAAGCAAGGTGAAAGATGGTGGAATATTGGGTTTGAAGCCATCAAGGATCAATTGGAAGTTAATAAGGTAAGATCCTCTTTTTATATCCATGGAATTACATTGATTCAATTATATTTATTAGATTATATCGTATTTAGTGAATTAAGCGAAAAACGATAAACCTTGTATTGAATTATGGTTGAATGGATGAATTAGTGGTTGaaattgaatttgatgttgttgattttgagccggttgttgttgttgtaaacttGGGACGTAGTAGAAAAAGAGGAAATGCTACCCGAATTCTCGTAACTCAAATCATCCTTCGATATACAACTTATCTAATTTGATGAATGGACATGATAGAATATGATTAATATATTTTTCAATATAGGTTCAGGTGAAGGGCAAGCATCGGAATAAAGGACTCTTTCAAGCGGCGGCTtgacaaataaggtatgtaaggtgttcgtttccgtCTTCCTTTGGCACGAATCTAACTAGAACATGAACACGAGCATTCTATAACAATTCACTCCAATCATATATCACTTCTTATCGATGttcttgttgacacccaattttgtcccgcctctcctctgAAATACTTATTTGCGTTTCTAATATTTTcggcaaattaaaaaaaatatttatatttttactacaattattagcctcttatcaataccggtgTCATTGcaatttgcattataatcatttttaccagctcacgcacacgcatcgcatttatcttctcATAATTAAATAACaacatttacttactgttgaatttcaaatattattgcacggctattacgacggcatataattttattatccgagCATTAATAATTtcacattttatattaagtaatttaaattggtcttttatttaaatgtagtagcccaatcaacccatactattttcggaccaattcataaaatcagcccacattttaattcatccCAGCCCAAAAAATAAATACCCCAGCCCATATATTTTCAGTCCACCACATCTAATACCTATTAAACCCGACCCGGACGGCCCAATCTCTCCTAAACCTAAAtcccccttttcttttctttctttcctttcattttctcTTCAAACCAGCCACACCCCATCGCCTTTCCCTTCCTCTCTTCTCCTTCTCTCTCTCATCTCTCCTTCATCTCTCCACCTTctcttgtcccccccccccccccacgctcACTGCCGCCCCATTTCtccctgttccccacgcctctgccatcCCCACGTTCCTCTGTCCACGCTCCTCTCAAACGAAACCCTAAATCGCCTTATAAATAATCGTTTCCAAGTCAGTTTGGAGGAGGATTTTTCGATTcctgaaattccccaagaactggGTCTTCTGTTCAGTAGCAGAAATCCCCTAAAAATTTTAAGCTCTTTTGATTGCTTCAAATTCCCGTGGAAAATTACTAAGTTCAtcagttttgatcttgtttcgaTATTCATTCGAAAAAAGAAAATTATCCTGGTTCCCTTTTGGTTCCTGCAATTTattcgaatccgagcatcgcaagctcggagtTGGTAGCGTTCGAAtagatatcgaaaccttcgccccacgtcgctgcactcaaaaaaggtaatcttcctcccttttatttattttagcatTTATTAGCTATTTTCTGCTTATATGTGCTAGATTGTTTAGTGTAGTAGTGTTAATTGCTAGATTAGTCGTTGCTTGCATATGTTAATTACTATTCTTGCCTAGCGTGTATATTGATCGCTAGTTTTAAGCCCACTTGAATCCAGTTTAGTTATATTTGATCATGTTTAAATCTTGTTAGTTATGTTTATGAGTGTTAGCTTCCTGTTTTAGTCCCTCTAAGTTAGTTTTAGTTTGTGTTTGTTGACTGAGTCTTTATTATGGGGAACTGGACCCTGCTTGTGTTAACTCAGTTTTAAAATTATGTCTAGCTGCAGTTTGTCCTGTTTAAATTTAGCCTGTGCTAAAGATAAGTTTGTGTAATTCGAATTGCATGTGTGTGTTTAGTATAGGAATAGGCCTGTCTGCTGGTGTTTTTACCTAAACATGATTAGTTGAATCAAACGTTCAGTTAAATGAGTGAGAATTATCTGAAATTAGTATAAGGcctatttgattatgtgttgaCTTAGACTGATAGAGTGTAATATGATTAAGAGAAATCCTGGTCTAATTTGGACTTAGACTGATAGAGTGTAAATGTTTAAACTAGTCATTTGATAATCTGATAAGCATGTTTTGGACTCAGATCTTGAGACT from Lycium barbarum isolate Lr01 chromosome 10, ASM1917538v2, whole genome shotgun sequence includes:
- the LOC132615052 gene encoding F-box/FBD/LRR-repeat protein At1g13570-like, whose translation is MKSARGSGVDKISNLPCNVLDGILGCLSLKDAVKTSILSKNWRYNWVTRKELDFDDEFFRSCKDNQEAKTIIYQVLLLHEGPMLKFRLQGSRIQGPQLMSCLDINHWIRFLSKKDVREFTLRIGSGNAYHLPYQLFTCQQLRHLELKLCLFHPPPGFKGFGKLINLDLHDVIFVPSLISKCPLLERLRLSWCRGFDILEIDAPNLKCFHFSGRFKSICFKNAPVLREVTIVLLDVFPDPSPPVSSNVTKFFHYMPSLQTLDICGSTLEYLTMGGLPKSPPTALNNVKSLEFSVTTLRNVEEVSGAVYLITNCPKLQELSMDCDSVPDVVEPVVEFLEAQSITSFGAAKLLQKVEMCYFKGAKMQMEFMKFILASAPVLEKITMLMIPHEFLHCADTQMMEEQMKQFPRAPPNVRFIFVEY